The Macrobrachium rosenbergii isolate ZJJX-2024 chromosome 29, ASM4041242v1, whole genome shotgun sequence genome contains the following window.
CAAGTGTTAACAGATGTCCTGGCTTTTTAGGTCACGTCAGGTGTTCAAGAGTTAGCCGGTAGATGTGAGAGGCCAGGATGAGCCAGAGGCAAAAGCCCTAAAGAACATATTAATTTGGTGTGATGGTTTTACTAAAATGTGACTTGTGATGGGAAGGTCGTAgctaggttattattattattattattattattattattattattattattattattattattattattattattatttcgttgtaAATACGTTGCGAAGTAAGCGTCATTCGTTCAAAACTCCTTTTAaccttttattacttttgatcGATGTTTCCGTCGAATGACTGGGTTACGTTGTTCCATTCTCATTGGTTTCTGCAGCAATGTGTTTGTAGGTAGCATATAATTGGACTATGTGAATTGTTTTTGCtgtaaaacattctctctctctctctctctctctctctctctctctctctctctctctctctctctctctctctctctcttaatatagtACTATAGCTTTCCTGTTTGGATCTCTGAACTATGTACAGCATTGCCACGTCTTATGATTTGAAGTGAAACAGAGCAATaaagctttctttattttttaaatgacttttGATGATACTTGGCCTTTCATTACAAATGAAATGACGTAGCAGTTTTTCATAGTAATTGAAATGCAATGTTTCTTTTCTCCGTATAAACATTATAAGCGGAATAATGTATCTGGAGATTATTCTTGTTAATTTCTTGAAAACCtaatgttttaagttttattctttaaagGTTAATGCTGCGGGCGCAGTGGATACAGTGCTTTTAGAATAGTTCATCtcatggtttttttatatattcgtttttaaaattaatagtaGATGCCGCTAACCACTGATATGAAGTCGCCGCTTATTTTTCAATTAGTTAAATCGTTAACATAATggttaaaagaaaagttttatgtcGATGTCCATGAATAAATGATATCGGAATTAAAGATCAGTAACCCTTCTCATAATGCTCAATgatcaagcctctctctctctctctctctctctctctctctctctctctctctctctctctctctctctctccccgtttgaGTTACACGCCATGACTGAAGTCAAAGCCGTTCACTTTGTGTAACTCTGAATGCGTTGCTTTTAATGCAGTTTTAAGCATTTGTCATCGTAGTAATACGAAGTATCCGGGAATGTAATCCTTTGTCTCGTCGGAAATTCAtattaacgttctctctctctctctctctctctctctctctctctctctctctctctctctctcgtttatttagGAAGTCGTGCTTGCACCGGCTAATACGACTTCCTCGACTTTTCCCTTTTTAGTAATAGAACATCATCAGACTGGTGGAAATCCGCTAGCAACTAATTTTTGATAGgatgtttttatcatatttcttcgGATGCGTTTTGTCACCCATACAGGTGTTTAATCACCTTATGTGTGCGAAAGTGCCCGCGCGTTATGGAAATGCCTTGTTTATCACTTAATTGCCAAAAAGACCGGGCAGATTTTTTAAGCTTAGTGATGTCCATTATTTCCACATAAAAGCTTAAGATAACGGTAGACGTTGTTGGGGACTCGGGCCTCGGGCTCACTGGGATAGACGAGAGCCAGTTGCCCCACTAAGACATGGGATTAGATGTAAGGGAAGGATTGAGAGCGAATGACGTACTGTGGGAAAGGGTAGGGTGGTGGCCCTGTTTGTTATATTTGTCAGCGCATGTTCTTGATTTTGTTTGGTAatttttcccttatatatatgtcattgtgATCTTCAACTTGTAAACAGATTACGAGTGCGGTGGATAGAAACTTAAATGAATGTTTGGCAGAAGaagtgtaaagaaaatatttcatggcGAAATACACAGAACACAGAGCAAATATGGAAGAGCTCTTGCCCATTCCGGCTGAAGTTTAAACTGTATCAGTGCAGATATATACATGACTGAGCTGAGAGTGCGCTGGACCGAAGTATCTCGAGTCGAAGGGTCTGTGAGACCTGTGGTGAATATAGGTGAAGGTGCGAGGAAGGCGCGTAACTGGCATTACTCTTACGTACACTGTGAGGAGTAATGTtcgatggaaccatagtaatggccATATTATAAAACTACTGTGTGTCTTCCATTTGATGCATATAATAATTGTCATGTTTTTATATCTGAAATACATTTCCATTTAAGTCAGAATGATCTTGATTTAGTGTAAATCCTTTGACTTCTTaacacaaattatttattttgtgtacttGTGATGAATGGTTCATAAAGATCCAAATTTACCTGTAAAATATCATCTATAATTAAAGTGATAAAAGAGTAATTTATGAAGTCCACTGGTGAGATAATGCCGAGAATGTTATTCAGAACTGCGAGAAAAAGTATTGGTGAGGTGGAATAAACCCAGTTGCCCGACTTGCCGTAatggaaggggtggggggtgagGAATGAGGTATATACCCCAGTGAAGTAGGGCACTTTCTTGCGATAGCCGTGAACTCTTCAGTGAATTTCGTTATTGAAATATCTTTACAGACATTGTTCCAcactctagttttattttttttatccgagaaaggttttatatatttatttttcatctcattcTTGTTATTTCGATATTACTAACCTCATTGCCATATCATCAGTTTGTTATACGATCAAACAAAGTCTTGCTGTCACTTTGCAGTTAGTTTGAGACAGTATACACCATACCTATCTGTTGCAGAGACAGCATCTGTAGCAGTTGTGATCTGAATATTGTAAATTCAATTTTGACCCATATTTGTGGATAAAGATTAGAAGGAAATCTATAATATTCTCCCCATGATTGCGTTGTAAGCTGTCTTGTAATTTAAAAATGCTTCGCTAGAGCATTAGTAGTAATAAAGTCCTCTCCATGTCCTGTTGTGTATGATTTAAGAGACATGCAGAGAAATAACTTCAGCCGATGTGTTGAACGAGTCTTAAGTATGAAGTGTTCGAGGTGGCAGTAGCTAcccttcttgtgtgtgtgtgtgtgtgtgttttttttttgttttgttttttttttcacccctgTCCATTGTGCATTGATGGGATGGGTCTCCGGGCGCCAGTTTTAATGCAAGCACCAGCCAGGTGTGACTGTgtggcttttttttcttcttgtgcgTCTCCATTGCACGTGGCGTGTGTGATGCAACACAATACTTGAACCTGGAAGGAAATCTTGGCGTTGCAAGTCGCGTGTTGCAAGATCTGCAACGTTTGCGGAGTTGAGGTACTTGGCTTTGTCGAAGTCTCCTTAAACATGAATGAAGGAAGTCTTGCCGAAGTGAGGGGacgtgtttgtttgcttgtttggtGGCCCTCTTGAGAAGAATCGTCTGGGTGTATTCCATTAGCGCACACGTGTCTGATTCGTGTTTAATTCACTTATGATTTACCGTAATCTGCTTAGCTTGACTCACTGATTACTCAGTTCAAGGTGGCTAGGCGTATCAGCTCTCATCGTTAATTGGTTAGTTAGTGGTAATCGGAGTGTAAAAGGTGAATGTTCGATTTCATTAAGCTTTATATTCGTAATAAATCAGACCCCTTGAAGAAACGTGGTATTGTTTCTTTAGGTTGGAGTCTGCATTTATTACGCTTCATGTTTGGCGTAGTAGTAGAGCAACAATACTTAAGTATAATTAACCCAGGTACTCCTCTGTTTTACCTGTATGGTATTAGTTTTCATGTGTGtaaacgttttctctctctctctctctctctctctctctctctctctctctctctctctctctctctctctctctctcatacactagAAGATAAGAGATTTttcttgtaaatctctctctctctctctctctctctctctaaagatttttcttgagatctctctctctctctctctctctctctctctctctctctctctctctctctctctctcactggaaaataagagattttctcttataagcctaccactctctctctctctctctctctctctctctctctctctctacactagaAGATAAGAGAATTttcttgtaaatctctctctctctctctctctctctctctctctctctctctctctctctctctctctctctcacacagaaaaattagatatttttcgTATCAAGTTTACGAAATACGAGGCTAATGTCAACAGCTGAATAATTGAGACATACTGGCAACCTAGCTTGTGAACACCACTGGGAAATTTGATGATTTTTTCTCAcggtaaatttaaaataaagattcatTTCCCATTGCGTTGACTTCAGTATAACTATTTGTGAACTAGTGCGTTCGGGAATGGAAGATTTCTTTATTCatgacttttaaaaatattccccATTTTAAGATAAATGCGTATTGCATTAAAGTGATGAAAGACGAAAGCCAAAGAGTTACTTTTTCGTTATAAGTATCGTAGGGGAAATTCCGCCATTGTCGTACACTGTGTATGTTGCCCGTatgtataaagaatatgtatgtatgtaatcattTTAAGGCAATcgaatcaaatttcatttctgaaattgtATGGGCATGTAGATGTTGTCTTATTCCTACAAGtttcattaagaaaacaaaatgtttaaaggAGGATCTTTCAAAGGATGATTGAAGTACACGAAATACACTTATTTCAAATCCAGACAAGTCCTCAATTAAatacatcagtctctctctctctctctctctctctctctctctctctctctctctctatatatatatatatatatatatatatatatatatatatatatatacatatgtttgtgtgtgtgtgtgtatgcatgtaatgtatgtatatatgtatatatataaaatgtatgtatatatctctgtCATAACGTTCTGACATCTCACATGCGGGTTCAAGTCTCATCCGGctttcagaatttctttttatgattctttATCCTGATCCAATTCTTCGCAGTGACAACCGTATCCAAAATGCGATGAAATCGAGAAGtgaagaggacattgtggctacacacacacacacacacacacacacacacacacacacacacacatatatatatatatatatatatatatatatatatatatatatatatatatatatatatatatatatatatatatatatatatttatatgtatatataatgcagtcaGAAAATCAAACTCGTGACCGAACTGGTTTTCCTATGAAACGTTTCGTCGTAAAGGCCACATGCTTAGAAGTAACAAATAAAGAGTTTTTGTATTGACCTTTAACCAGTGTAGCTGTATCCTCAgctctcatttttattcttttttttttagattcaatGTTATTTAAACTATAACCGTCTTTTGAATTTGATGTAGACTTAAATgcctgttttcattttgtttgttaattttagttctttaatttattatcaacttgaatatggaagtaaaaaaaaacggTCTTCCGATTATTGAAAATATAGTGCTTTGTCTTTATTATTGTCAAAGAGGCCTTTCTGTTATTTGTTTGTACGTGCAGGTTTGGCAACCCTTTTGTGATTTAGTATTTGATACTTTGGTCAGAAATTATGTTCTTTTAACATCAGTCTTTTGAGTACGTTGAATGTGGAAATTAGAAGGGAAGCAGAGCTGAATAGAGCAAGAGACGGAAGGGTTAgcttaattttcagaatttttgtcgAACTGATTGTACTGTTGAGGACAAGACGCCTGTTAAGAGGTTGAAGATTGGAAAGACACCGTAAGTTGAAGGGTTTCAGTTGTGATTTTGTCTTATGGTGGTGGTTGTAACATAATTGCTGACTGGGGTTTGTATGGTGTTTCTAGGATAACAGAAAGGATCTCCAGGAACGGGAGGGAAAAGTAGAATtatttctctgtgaaaaggtaaaggtgatagaggtgactgtaataattataatggaCCAGGGAAGTTGTCTTGTgggatttttattaagaaaataagacaCATGAGAGAAGGATTGACAAAGGAATAACGTTATGGGTTTAGACAAGACAGAGGATGTGttgatcaagtgtttgttatgaaataggTATATATGAGAAGTTGAAAGCAAAGGGAGAAAgcttaaagaaaaaagttatgatAGAAGGAATAGAGAGGCAATGTGGATAGTAATAAGGATGTATGGTATTAAAGGGCGTGATCATAGATTTTAAGATAGATGTAAAATATGCGTTAGTGTATGTAGGAAGTGAGGCTCCATGGTTGCTTTGAGTTCTTTAGGGACGAATCGGATAGTTTTGCAATGGTCtagtcatgtggaaaaaatggaggatGTAAAGGAGAGTGTAATTTGGAAAacttgtgtatgcatacatacacacacatatatatacacatatatattcgtgTAGACtggtatttaattatataatataaaaatttgtgtgtatacaaAGTCTTTGTTTACATTCCTCATATGTTTTATCCTTGACACCCGTGTTTCAGCGTGACCTTCCTTTGCTCAAGTACACCCTCCTTAGCAAAGAAGGTCGCCAATAGAGAGTATTTTCGTGCAAAACGtcgtattgttttatatatatatatatatatatatatatatatatatatatatatatatatatatatatatatatatatatatatatatatatatatatatataatgtgtttgtgcgtgttttagGTGTCCTGAATGAGTCGTCAACAGTAGAAATGATGCTTATGGTCGtagattttatcatgaaaagtttTAAGAGTAATTATTTAATTGAGCTAAGGAAATGAAGGCAAACTAATTGATCCcctttctgaaataaatttatcaacCGGATGTCATTCAGTGGTTTTACTCTATAGGTGCTACCAAACCTGTCAAGTAAGGTACACAagcatatatgaattattattcataactcgTCGGAAACCCTTGGTAAGGTTACCTTCACTCCGAGGCAAAGCAATAGAGGCCGGGGGTTTGGACTAAGCGAAGCACTTTTCTGGTATCGCCACCTAAGAAGCCATCTTAGGACAATCGGGCGAAACTGGTTCTGTCCTGGAAGAGGTTGTAAAGTCACCCGCCCGGATAGAGAACGGCACTTCTTTCTCTTCCGTGACAGCGGTTAGAGGTTTTCCAGGCGCTGGAAATCTCAAGCCACGTCAGTTGAGGCTCAAGCTTTGTGCAGAGAGCTTCGAGTTCAGGTCTGGGAGAAGCGTTGCGGAGACCTGGTCTGCGGATAATTACCATTATTGGTAGAGTGATTGTCATTTACCGTTGTTTTTTGCTTTGGCCATATATGTGAGTTAATGTGTTGTGACTCTTCTAAGGTTGGGTTCTGACATTTTTGTGACGGTGCTAAAATCACTTCATCAGTGGAAATCAGTTTAGAAAACTGACATACGTTTTAGCTAAGTGTTAAAACGCCtgtttatatttacgttatttatagttttcttgttTCTGCTTCCCTGGCTTGTGTGGCTCTAATGCTGTATGTCTGGTTGTTCAGAGTGATTTTGCTAgaactattaaaaatgtataaatgtttcCGGTCAGGGAGAAGCTGCTGTTTGTATGGTAATGTGATAATTTGATTTCTATAGTTACCATATTGGAGTAATGGGCATAGACAGTTTTGGATTTTGATTGCAtttactttccttctttctcttccagaTATATGTCTTCAGTTTACAGCACAAGCTTTTCACATTGCGACTACTTTGTTGTTGAATTGTGTGTCTCCCTGGACACGATCGTATTGGCAGTCCCTAAGACAGTCTTTCGGCCTTCTTGTGTAAATAATGCCTTGATTTAACACTGTGTTTGATCAGCATACCATAAGAATGCGATTAGTGGATTTGGTATCAGTTAGTCAGCTCACTCTCAATCCTTCAAATTATGATCTCAGTGGCGATGATTCTGACGCGTGTACCCCAACTTTGCTTTCACCGGTATCTTCACCCTCCCCCTCAAGCACAAAAGCACTGAGAGGAGCCCAAAATGTTAGATCTAgcaaatcaggaaaattatgccGAGAAAATTCCGATGAAATCTTTGAATCCAgtgaaggaagaaggaaacgcCACATCTGGGAGAACATCAGAACAAGCCCTCGCTTGAGTCCTTCAAAATGTAGCAGCCACTGCCGTCATGGCTACCGCAACAGAATCTACAGCACTGACGAAGAGAGCGAAGTGAACAGCAGTTACCCTGCGAGTCCTGTGAAACATCCGTTGTTGAAGCGCCAACGTTCTCCAGAGGCTGTCAGTTACATGAGCACTGTTAAAGAACAGTACATTAATTCGGGGAATTTTTCCGACGAAATGTCATGCAAGGAACTAGACAAAGATCATTTATCAAATCCAGAAGAAAATATAGAAGCATGCATTTCTCCAAGTGATTCTGAAGAGTCAAATAACTGCGGAAGGTATTCAGAATGCCAAGAGAGCATTTGCTGTCAGCCAAAAAAGGATTCTAGTAGCAAGATGAAAAACAAGACAGTCAgaactaaagataaaaagaaatgtaaagaggTTTCTGATGATAATGTGAGGTGCATTACTGACAACGATGAGAAAAGCCCTAGTGTACATTCTGGAGCCAAGCCCAAGATAAGAAAGGTTAAGGAGTTAGGTGCAGGCATTATTGCAGCCAACACCTTATCTCGCAGAGTAACAAACAGTGGCAGAGTTATCCGTAAGAAATCGATTGCCACTTCTACAAATCCTCAAGTGGAtgtaaaagatgtaaaacagaataGTAACTGTATGCTTGAAAAACAATCTTTGAAAGTTCGTAGCAGtggcaataataaacaaaacggCATCGCTGTTGCAAAGAAAAACTCTCTTTggaataatgtgaaaaataacCCTTCTGTTGTAACTGGAAAAGCTGAAGGTAAACTACAAACATCCCAGAACTCTGATAGTGATAAGAGTGTTGGGATGACAGAGGCCAAGAATTCCAAGTCTGAGGGTTGggattttatcaagaaaaatgttaCCAGTAGGAGGCGCATTAAAAGTAAGACAGGAATTAATGCTAATAATCTCACCAAAGTTGCTGCagtcagtgaaatgaataaacataaggaaaatcaaagttaTCCAGATGACAGCACTACCATTTTCAAGAGTAATAGACATAACCAGAGAAGAGGAAGTCTGCAGATTTCTGAAGGTAGTAAAAATAGAAGTTCAAGCAATGACTATCATTTCAACCACCAGAGAAGTAAATCTAACACCAGGAGGAACAGTTTACATGGCCAGGAAAGCCCTGATTTCTCACATCCCACGAGAAGAAACAGTACATATAGTTCTCAGGGAAGCAGGTGTAGTAGTAGGAATGATTTGTACTCAAGTAGTAGAAGAAACAGTTTGCACAGTCTACAGGGAAGCAGATGTAGCAGCAGGACGGATTTACCTTCTAATAGTAGAAGGAACAGTATGCACAGTCTCCCAGGAAGTAGGTGCAGTACCCGGGGTgacaataatttcctttatgtTAATGAGAACTTGAGAAGTATCAGCAGCCTAAGTTCTAGAAGTGTCAATTCCAACTGTCATGGCAGTAGATCTGATGTTAGTGAAACTTCCTCTGTGCCTGGAAATGTTTGGAACCCCTACTGGAACAGCAAAGTTGTTGCTGCCAAACCTGTAAAGAACCTGGAGAATGCCAGAGCTTTGAGGAAGCGAAAAGGCCGCACTACTAGAAGATCTTCGATCATGACAAAGGGTTTGAAAGAAGAATGTAGTGAATATGATACATCAGATGATTGTTCTAGTAATAAGATTGGAGAACTTACGGTTGATAACGTACAAAGTACGGAAGTTTTTAGAAGTAGGTCAGGCTATATGAGGCAAGGCAGAAGACGCATTTCAGGTAGTATTAATAGTCTTCCTGGATATAGAGAGAGCACTAGTAATAGCTTTGAAGGGGACAGTGCCATTGGAAGCATGAATAGTCTTGGCAAAGAAAAAAGTTACGATGGTGATCACCTTAGTAGTAGCCTGAGAAGTCTTAACAGTTGGGAGTATCCAACTGTCAACCTGAACAGAGGTAGTTACAATGAGAGTATTAAGAGTCTAGATGAGTTTTATACTTCATCCAGATGTAAAGTTGCACCTAAAAAAGGCTTCAGTAGTCTTATTGATATCAAAGCTTATATGAAAGGAAGCATGCAAGATTTAAAGGAAGAAGATGTAAGTTATAATTGTGCATATCCATATAATGGATGTAAAGATTATGCAGGTTCTCCACAACGTCAAGGCAAAGTGACTGAAAGGAAAAATCAGAGAGAAACCAGCACTGGCTGTTCATCTTGGAGTAGTCTCCCAAAGCTCAGCAGAGGGTTGGAAAGTGTCAAACAGTGTATTgaggataaagctaccagatggaagccagaattaaaaggaaattccTCATTAGACAATGACGTTGTTAAGAAAAGAGCATCTCAAGGTTGGGAAAGTATCAGGCGTAAGATTTTGGAAAAAGATGGGaatagagagggaaagaaaggagcTAATAGCTTTAGATCTggtggaggggaaggagagagtgAATGGTTTGCCAGCAATGAAGAGTCAGAAACAAATGTTAGCTCCAAAACCTTAAGAGTAGAAATACCAAGGAGTCGAAGCTTATCCAGTAGACGTGCTCCAAAGTTTAGTGAGCTCTTTGGAGGTGCAGATGGTTCACAAAGAAGAAATGCTCGATCTCCTTACAGTTCTGAGGATCTTCGACCATCAGAGAAAAGATCTAAGTCCTTAGGAAGGAGCAGATCCAAAGGTCGATCTCATGAATCGAGGAACAGTAGAGATATAGATATCATAAAAGAGAAGCAAAAGCTTCAAGCAGCAATTTTGAAAAGTATACAAGATAGTGGTCATAGTGATACTGAAGATGGCGAAAGCCCTTTAGAAGGCTTAGAGAGTGGCCTTGGAAGTAGCTTTGATGAGAGCTCAGATAGCGGCATGCCAGTTCAGCAAGAAGAATCTCCGTCACACCCTGAGAAAGTTTATGCTGCAATCACTAACTACCTTATGACAGTTGATCAGAATGAGAGTGATGAGgatattgataattttaataGAGAAGCAGATGGCTTTGATCCAGAGGAACTGATGCTTCTAACTGATCATGAAGATAACTTGACTTGGGAAGATTTAATTGTTTGTTACAACATGAGCCCAGTTCATGTCCCTAAAAGCAAGAATAGTGAAGAAAAGGAAGCTTGTGATGGTACTGTGTCTGATCTTGCTGTTCCTGATATTCAAGATATTTCAGAAAGTCAAGAGGAAGAGTTAGATATGCTACTGCTAGAAAGCGATGGTGATTATGATTCGCTCTCTTTAATTACTGATCACAAAAGTAGTTATGTTACTGAAGGACAGAATGCTGACGAAAAGGAGGTAGGCTCATCAAACCCAGCCAGGTTTACCAGAAGTGAAGCTTTCCAAACAGGTGCTAAGGTGCAGCAGAATAGAGattttatgaatgagagagaaaaggttagTGGTGACACCATTCAGCAAAAGAAAGTCCAGAGTCCAATTAACGTCCCAGTTAACACCCTTGGGGTAAATGCTCTGGCAAAGGATACAATTGACAGTGTCCATCAAGGAGCAGCGCCGATTACTCTAGAGTCTGATGACAGTGATGCCTCTGTTAGCAACAGTCATAAGCCTGAAAACGTCCTTGCCAGTCAGGGTAAAGGCATTTCTGCGGAGCCATCATCTCCTGGTAATTCTGCGCTGAAAAAGGAGATAGCTGGAAACTCAGCCGCAGACACCCTAAGACAAGAAGGAGAGGATGAGGCACAGATGTCGGGTGCCGCTGTAGAAAATCAGCGTGGTCGCACCGAAGCGAAAGGGAAGGATTCTGTTTCGGAATCCAGGGAACGCAGT
Protein-coding sequences here:
- the LOC136854603 gene encoding uncharacterized protein isoform X18 — encoded protein: MRLVDLVSVSQLTLNPSNYDLSGDDSDACTPTLLSPVSSPSPSSTKALRGAQNVRSSKSGKLCRENSDEIFESSEGRRKRHIWENIRTSPRLSPSKCSSHCRHGYRNRIYSTDEESEVNSSYPASPVKHPLLKRQRSPEAVSYMSTVKEQYINSGNFSDEMSCKELDKDHLSNPEENIEACISPSDSEESNNCGRYSECQESICCQPKKDSSSKMKNKTVRTKDKKKCKEVSDDNVRCITDNDEKSPSVHSGAKPKIRKVKELGAGIIAANTLSRRVTNSGRVIRKKSIATSTNPQVDVKDVKQNSNCMLEKQSLKVRSSGNNKQNGIAVAKKNSLWNNVKNNPSVVTGKAEGKLQTSQNSDSDKSVGMTEAKNSKSEGWDFIKKNVTSRRRIKSKTGINANNLTKVAAVSEMNKHKENQSYPDDSTTIFKSNRHNQRRGSLQISEGSKNRSSSNDYHFNHQRSKSNTRRNSLHGQESPDFSHPTRRNSTYSSQGSRCSSRNDLYSSSRRNSLHSLQGSRCSSRTDLPSNSRRNSMHSLPGSRCSTRGDNNFLYVNENLRSISSLSSRSVNSNCHGSRSDVSETSSVPGNVWNPYWNSKVVAAKPVKNLENARALRKRKGRTTRRSSIMTKGLKEECSEYDTSDDCSSNKIGELTVDNVQSTEVFRSRSGYMRQGRRRISGSINSLPGYRESTSNSFEGDSAIGSMNSLGKEKSYDGDHLSSSLRSLNSWEYPTVNLNRGSYNESIKSLDEFYTSSRCKVAPKKGFSSLIDIKAYMKGSMQDLKEEDVSYNCAYPYNGCKDYAGSPQRQGKVTERKNQRETSTGCSSWSSLPKLSRGLESVKQCIEDKATRWKPELKGNSSLDNDVVKKRASQGWESIRRKILEKDGNREGKKGANSFRSGGGEGESEWFASNEESETNVSSKTLRVEIPRSRSLSSRRAPKFSELFGGADGSQRRNARSPYSSEDLRPSEKRSKSLGRSRSKGRSHESRNSRDIDIIKEKQKLQAAILKSIQDSGHSDTEDGESPLEGLESGLGSSFDESSDSGMPVQQEESPSHPEKVYAAITNYLMTVDQNESDEDIDNFNREADGFDPEELMLLTDHEDNLTWEDLIVCYNMSPVHVPKSKNSEEKEACDGTVSDLAVPDIQDISESQEEELDMLLLESDGDYDSLSLITDHKSSYVTEGQNADEKEVGSSNPARFTRSEAFQTGAKVQQNRDFMNEREKVSGDTIQQKKVQSPINVPVNTLGVNALAKDTIDSVHQGAAPITLESDDSDASVSNSHKPENVLASQGKGISAEPSSPGNSALKKEIAGNSAADTLRQEGEDEAQMSGAAVENQRGRTEAKGKDSVSESRERSVSCSENIRAFLMSQPCSEAASNIENIEIEGKDNCKYNVISVGPTQGRADPASLRSQKNRKGAKKKQAKVKENGTKKAVKKSMLGSLLSVFCTTPVTVEGIAPESESHDTDPEPLPPPIPPHAVDPEIMTADEAERLLSANIVEGKVRESQSILSDEEAQEVVLLLSPPNEDSSKILPPPPPPIPPHHGEGLSSVPPHYDIPPAVPPHYADITPPIPPHFAPNEDEFDTRVASHFDATLASPLSPEDEPSEADSSEETGDICQVSRVKEVLVEDGVHYLEDGHFWVEVPGLPEDDDEEDMDPTLPFHPHTKLSFSKEPIQVFSTYSVTEYDRKNDEVDPVAASAEYELEKRVEKMDLFPVEIIKGEGGLGLSIIGMGVGADAGVEKLGIFVKTITAGGATERDGRIQVNDQIIEVDGKSLVGVTQVFAASVLKNTSGRVHFLIGREKDPENSEVALLIKQSLQADREREERRRALGGPDYDPHTGNGLFDPMSSPSEENSRSEEVPQNYSSYLEGGSSPTSPDAVSPPIESFDLEGDTSDTSPDNDAAILKLRLKEVQYKNAVAEAEINKLKMTLLEMEKIVTENVQYSSQLNEAQVKVVELDEKLQSKLSEVSTYQDMLEQSQGQYIILEKKYYKAKKIIKEYQGRERDFLHREEYHITQLEEKDSHYNALVKALKDRVINLEEELKNAQKKAGLPVEVPSDLTVQPAYLDLQQSAQSALAKLPVKEELDEAVPPHELLDVSASRAKGELAARGGLANRHLPSLKKTTSMSSAGSQDHSLDDSSLDDDLPEAQKHAAAGETSQDTQMDQGSRREVQGEVSQKNEREASPSKRSPTSLMEDVRQAVLQADVSSSVPTPHYKPYMGKKPVISAPINLSSTAHVVATGQIVQQVNSPNRSQQSAVYSIGGRDSIRDSNTGSQSPKLGRSSIHASPLSGVSPNPSGVVLLSQRPIDSSLPIQKLVPGVDGSSGDISSGPASLGSGDEGSGASLGSQTSLSHTHMPADRSKRAHMWQTAPVIDWTKEQVSQWLVVQGLESCVSRFQEIGMTGPRLLNLDIRDLKSLGLPPDEKSKLKRKVKELRLAVEKERKQAEKEKKERERLQKKAEKLAEKAEKKKK